A genome region from Gambusia affinis linkage group LG24, SWU_Gaff_1.0, whole genome shotgun sequence includes the following:
- the stat1a gene encoding signal transducer and activator of transcription 1a isoform X5 → MAQWCQLQMLDSKYLEQVDQLYDDSFPMDIRQYLSRWIESIDWDTVAVQDSLATIRFHDLLAQLDDQHSRFALESNFLQQHNFRKIKRNLQDRFQEDPVTMAMIISRNLKEEQKILACAKEAEQEGEGTVSAMVVEKQKLDNKVKELKDKVQFLDQMLKNLEDLQDEYDFKMNTLKNQNELNGMSAKELEKEKFNTARMCIELKQKRHDVVSFLSELLNLTQSLIQDLIDEELPEWKQRQQIACIGGPPNACVDQLQNWFTAVAESLQQVRQHLNKMLELEQKFTYENDPISQKKSHLENRALDLLKNLLSSSLVVERQPCMPTHPQRPLVLKTGVQFTVKLRFLVKLHEFNYQLKVKAVFDKDVTEKKGFRKFNILGTNTKVMNMEESNGSLAAEFRHLQLKEQKLAGNRTNEGPLIVTEELHSLSFESELHLNQSGSPGLHIKVEAMAMPLVVISNVCQLPSGWASILWYNMLTTEPKNLKFFLSPPSAKWSQLSEVLSWQFSSVTKRGLNQEQLNMLADKLLGAKAQRNPDGTIPWTKFCKSANEKSFPFWLWIEGILDLIKRHLLSLWNDGCIMGFISKEREKALLSDKCPGTFLLRFSESSKEGAITFTWIEHDVHDKPVYHSVEPYTKKELSAVSLPDIIRTYKVMAVENIPENPLRFLYPDIHKDKAFGKYYPKPSETPEPMDTDVPDIRGYMKTELISVSEVHPSRLQDNMMPMSPDDFKALKQYVSPRDIDAVMSSEFPDEN, encoded by the exons ATGGCGCAGTGGTGTCAGCTGCAGATGCTGGACAGTAAGTACCTGGAGCAAGTGGACCAGCTGTACGATGACTCCTTCCCCATGGACATCCGGCAGTACCTGAGCAGGTGGATCGAGAGCATCGACTG GGATACGGTGGCGGTGCAGGACTCGCTGGCCACCATCCGCTTCCACGACCTGCTGGCGCAGCTGGACGACCAGCACAGCCGCTTCGCTCTGGAGAGCAACTTCCTGCAGCAGCACAACTTCCGCAAGATCAAGAGGAACCTGCAG gatCGCTTCCAGGAGGACCCCGTTACCATGGCGATGATCATCTCCAGGAACCTGAAGGAGGAGCAGAAGATCTTGGCCTGTGCAAAGGAAGCCGAA caggaaggagaaGGAACCGTGTCGGCCATGGTGGTGGAGAAGCAGAAGCTGGACAACAAAGTGAAGGAACTGAAAGACAAAGTTCAG TTCCTGGATCAGATGCTGAAGAACCTGGAGGACCTGCAGGACGAGTACGACTTCAAGATGAACACGCTGAAGAACC AGAACGAGCTGAACGGCATGTCGGCGAAGGAGCTGGAGAAAGAGAAGTTCAACACGGCCAGGATGTGCATCGAGCTGAAGCAGAAACGCCAT GACGTGGTGTCCTTCCTGAGCGAGCTGCTGAACCTCACCCAGAGTTTGATCCAAGACCTGATCGACGAGGAGCTGCCGGAGTGGAAGCAGCGGCAGCAGATCGCCTGCATCGGCGGTCCGCCCAACGCCTGCGTGGACCAGCTGCAGAACTG GTTCACCGCCGTCGCCGAGTCGCTGCAGCAGGTCCGGCAGCACCTGAACAAGATGCTGGAGCTGGAGCAGAAGTTCACCTACGAAAACGACCCCATTTCCCAGAAGAAGAGCCACCTGGAGAACCGCGCTCTGGACCTGCTGAAGAACCTGCTGTCCAG CTCTCTGGTGGTAGAGCGGCAGCCCTGCATGCCCACACACCCACAGAGACCGCTGGTGCTGAAAACAGGCGTCCAGTTCACCGTCAAGCTCCG GTTCCTGGTGAAGCTTCATGAGTTCAACTACCAGCTCAAAGTCAAAGCCGTGTTTGATAA GGACGTCACAGAGAAGAAAGG GTTCCGTAAGTTCAACATCCTGGGAACGAACACCAAGGTGATGAACATGGAGGAGTCCAACGGCAGCCTGGCGGCCGAGTTCAGGCATCTG CAACTGAAGGAGCAGAAACTGGCCGGAAACAGAACCAACGAG GGTCCGCTGATCGTCACCGAGGAGCTTCACTCGCTCAGCTTCGAGTCGGAGCTGCACCTGAACCAGTCCGGTTCTCCAGGACTCCACATCAAGGTGGAG gccATGGCTATGCCCCTCGTCGTCATCTCCAACGTCTGCCAGCTGCCCAGCGGCTGGGCCTCCATCCTCTGGTACAACATGCTGACCACAGAACCCAAA AACCTCAAGTTCTTCCTGTCGCCGCCGTCCGCCAAGTGGTCCCAGCTGTCCGAGGTTCTGAGCTGGCAGTTCTCCTCCGTCACCAAGAGAGGCCTGAACCAGGAGCAGCTCAACATGCTGGCCGACAAGCtgctgg GAGCAAAAGCTCAGAGGAATCCAGACGGTACGATCCCCTGGACCAAGTTCTGCAAG AGCGCCAATGAGAAATCGTTCCCCTTCTGGCTGTGGATCGAAGGGATCCTGGACCTGATCAAGAGACACTTGCTGTCGCTGTGGAACGACGG CTGCATCATGGGCTTCATCAGCAAGGAGAGGGAGAAGGCGCTGCTGAGCGACAAATGTCCCGGGACGTTCCTGCTGAGGTTCAGCGAGAGCAGCAAGGAGGGCGCCATCACCTTCACCTGGATCGAGCACGACGTCCACG atAAACCCGTCTATCACTCGGTGGAGCCGTACACCAAGAAGGAGCTGTCGGCCGTGTCGCTGCCCGACATCATCCGCACCTACAAGGTGATGGCCGTGGAGAACATCCCGGAGAACCCGCTGCGCTTCCTCTACCCCGACATCCACAAGGACAAGGCCTTCGGGAAATATTACCCCAAACCCTCAGAGA CTCCAGAGCCGATGGACACGGACGTCCCGGACATCCGCGGCTACATGAAGACGGAGCTCATCTCCGTCTCTGAAGT ACACCCGTCCAGACTGCAGGACAACATGATGCCCATGTCGCCTGACGACTTCAAGGCGCTGAAGCAATACGTCAGTCCCAGAGACATCGACGCCGTG ATGAGTTCAGAGTTTCCGGATGAGAACTGA
- the stat1a gene encoding signal transducer and activator of transcription 1a isoform X2, with the protein MAQWCQLQMLDSKYLEQVDQLYDDSFPMDIRQYLSRWIESIDWDTVAVQDSLATIRFHDLLAQLDDQHSRFALESNFLQQHNFRKIKRNLQDRFQEDPVTMAMIISRNLKEEQKILACAKEAEQEGEGTVSAMVVEKQKLDNKVKELKDKVQFLDQMLKNLEDLQDEYDFKMNTLKNQNELNGMSAKELEKEKFNTARMCIELKQKRHDVVSFLSELLNLTQSLIQDLIDEELPEWKQRQQIACIGGPPNACVDQLQNWFTAVAESLQQVRQHLNKMLELEQKFTYENDPISQKKSHLENRALDLLKNLLSSSLVVERQPCMPTHPQRPLVLKTGVQFTVKLRFLVKLHEFNYQLKVKAVFDKDVTEKKGFRKFNILGTNTKVMNMEESNGSLAAEFRHLQLKEQKLAGNRTNEGPLIVTEELHSLSFESELHLNQSGSPGLHIKVEAMAMPLVVISNVCQLPSGWASILWYNMLTTEPKNLKFFLSPPSAKWSQLSEVLSWQFSSVTKRGLNQEQLNMLADKLLGAKAQRNPDGTIPWTKFCKSANEKSFPFWLWIEGILDLIKRHLLSLWNDGCIMGFISKEREKALLSDKCPGTFLLRFSESSKEGAITFTWIEHDVHDKPVYHSVEPYTKKELSAVSLPDIIRTYKVMAVENIPENPLRFLYPDIHKDKAFGKYYPKPSETPEPMDTDVPDIRGYMKTELISVSEVHPSRLQDNMMPMSPDDFKALKQYVSPRDIDAVMDLQDFVPQMSSEFPDEN; encoded by the exons ATGGCGCAGTGGTGTCAGCTGCAGATGCTGGACAGTAAGTACCTGGAGCAAGTGGACCAGCTGTACGATGACTCCTTCCCCATGGACATCCGGCAGTACCTGAGCAGGTGGATCGAGAGCATCGACTG GGATACGGTGGCGGTGCAGGACTCGCTGGCCACCATCCGCTTCCACGACCTGCTGGCGCAGCTGGACGACCAGCACAGCCGCTTCGCTCTGGAGAGCAACTTCCTGCAGCAGCACAACTTCCGCAAGATCAAGAGGAACCTGCAG gatCGCTTCCAGGAGGACCCCGTTACCATGGCGATGATCATCTCCAGGAACCTGAAGGAGGAGCAGAAGATCTTGGCCTGTGCAAAGGAAGCCGAA caggaaggagaaGGAACCGTGTCGGCCATGGTGGTGGAGAAGCAGAAGCTGGACAACAAAGTGAAGGAACTGAAAGACAAAGTTCAG TTCCTGGATCAGATGCTGAAGAACCTGGAGGACCTGCAGGACGAGTACGACTTCAAGATGAACACGCTGAAGAACC AGAACGAGCTGAACGGCATGTCGGCGAAGGAGCTGGAGAAAGAGAAGTTCAACACGGCCAGGATGTGCATCGAGCTGAAGCAGAAACGCCAT GACGTGGTGTCCTTCCTGAGCGAGCTGCTGAACCTCACCCAGAGTTTGATCCAAGACCTGATCGACGAGGAGCTGCCGGAGTGGAAGCAGCGGCAGCAGATCGCCTGCATCGGCGGTCCGCCCAACGCCTGCGTGGACCAGCTGCAGAACTG GTTCACCGCCGTCGCCGAGTCGCTGCAGCAGGTCCGGCAGCACCTGAACAAGATGCTGGAGCTGGAGCAGAAGTTCACCTACGAAAACGACCCCATTTCCCAGAAGAAGAGCCACCTGGAGAACCGCGCTCTGGACCTGCTGAAGAACCTGCTGTCCAG CTCTCTGGTGGTAGAGCGGCAGCCCTGCATGCCCACACACCCACAGAGACCGCTGGTGCTGAAAACAGGCGTCCAGTTCACCGTCAAGCTCCG GTTCCTGGTGAAGCTTCATGAGTTCAACTACCAGCTCAAAGTCAAAGCCGTGTTTGATAA GGACGTCACAGAGAAGAAAGG GTTCCGTAAGTTCAACATCCTGGGAACGAACACCAAGGTGATGAACATGGAGGAGTCCAACGGCAGCCTGGCGGCCGAGTTCAGGCATCTG CAACTGAAGGAGCAGAAACTGGCCGGAAACAGAACCAACGAG GGTCCGCTGATCGTCACCGAGGAGCTTCACTCGCTCAGCTTCGAGTCGGAGCTGCACCTGAACCAGTCCGGTTCTCCAGGACTCCACATCAAGGTGGAG gccATGGCTATGCCCCTCGTCGTCATCTCCAACGTCTGCCAGCTGCCCAGCGGCTGGGCCTCCATCCTCTGGTACAACATGCTGACCACAGAACCCAAA AACCTCAAGTTCTTCCTGTCGCCGCCGTCCGCCAAGTGGTCCCAGCTGTCCGAGGTTCTGAGCTGGCAGTTCTCCTCCGTCACCAAGAGAGGCCTGAACCAGGAGCAGCTCAACATGCTGGCCGACAAGCtgctgg GAGCAAAAGCTCAGAGGAATCCAGACGGTACGATCCCCTGGACCAAGTTCTGCAAG AGCGCCAATGAGAAATCGTTCCCCTTCTGGCTGTGGATCGAAGGGATCCTGGACCTGATCAAGAGACACTTGCTGTCGCTGTGGAACGACGG CTGCATCATGGGCTTCATCAGCAAGGAGAGGGAGAAGGCGCTGCTGAGCGACAAATGTCCCGGGACGTTCCTGCTGAGGTTCAGCGAGAGCAGCAAGGAGGGCGCCATCACCTTCACCTGGATCGAGCACGACGTCCACG atAAACCCGTCTATCACTCGGTGGAGCCGTACACCAAGAAGGAGCTGTCGGCCGTGTCGCTGCCCGACATCATCCGCACCTACAAGGTGATGGCCGTGGAGAACATCCCGGAGAACCCGCTGCGCTTCCTCTACCCCGACATCCACAAGGACAAGGCCTTCGGGAAATATTACCCCAAACCCTCAGAGA CTCCAGAGCCGATGGACACGGACGTCCCGGACATCCGCGGCTACATGAAGACGGAGCTCATCTCCGTCTCTGAAGT ACACCCGTCCAGACTGCAGGACAACATGATGCCCATGTCGCCTGACGACTTCAAGGCGCTGAAGCAATACGTCAGTCCCAGAGACATCGACGCCGTG ATGGACCTGCAGGACTTTGTCCCTCAG ATGAGTTCAGAGTTTCCGGATGAGAACTGA
- the stat1a gene encoding signal transducer and activator of transcription 1a isoform X1, with the protein MAQWCQLQMLDSKYLEQVDQLYDDSFPMDIRQYLSRWIESIDWDTVAVQDSLATIRFHDLLAQLDDQHSRFALESNFLQQHNFRKIKRNLQDRFQEDPVTMAMIISRNLKEEQKILACAKEAEQEGEGTVSAMVVEKQKLDNKVKELKDKVQFLDQMLKNLEDLQDEYDFKMNTLKNQNELNGMSAKELEKEKFNTARMCIELKQKRHDVVSFLSELLNLTQSLIQDLIDEELPEWKQRQQIACIGGPPNACVDQLQNWFTAVAESLQQVRQHLNKMLELEQKFTYENDPISQKKSHLENRALDLLKNLLSSSLVVERQPCMPTHPQRPLVLKTGVQFTVKLRFLVKLHEFNYQLKVKAVFDKDVTEKKGFRKFNILGTNTKVMNMEESNGSLAAEFRHLQLKEQKLAGNRTNEGPLIVTEELHSLSFESELHLNQSGSPGLHIKVEAMAMPLVVISNVCQLPSGWASILWYNMLTTEPKNLKFFLSPPSAKWSQLSEVLSWQFSSVTKRGLNQEQLNMLADKLLGAKAQRNPDGTIPWTKFCKQSANEKSFPFWLWIEGILDLIKRHLLSLWNDGCIMGFISKEREKALLSDKCPGTFLLRFSESSKEGAITFTWIEHDVHDKPVYHSVEPYTKKELSAVSLPDIIRTYKVMAVENIPENPLRFLYPDIHKDKAFGKYYPKPSETPEPMDTDVPDIRGYMKTELISVSEVHPSRLQDNMMPMSPDDFKALKQYVSPRDIDAVMDLQDFVPQMSSEFPDEN; encoded by the exons ATGGCGCAGTGGTGTCAGCTGCAGATGCTGGACAGTAAGTACCTGGAGCAAGTGGACCAGCTGTACGATGACTCCTTCCCCATGGACATCCGGCAGTACCTGAGCAGGTGGATCGAGAGCATCGACTG GGATACGGTGGCGGTGCAGGACTCGCTGGCCACCATCCGCTTCCACGACCTGCTGGCGCAGCTGGACGACCAGCACAGCCGCTTCGCTCTGGAGAGCAACTTCCTGCAGCAGCACAACTTCCGCAAGATCAAGAGGAACCTGCAG gatCGCTTCCAGGAGGACCCCGTTACCATGGCGATGATCATCTCCAGGAACCTGAAGGAGGAGCAGAAGATCTTGGCCTGTGCAAAGGAAGCCGAA caggaaggagaaGGAACCGTGTCGGCCATGGTGGTGGAGAAGCAGAAGCTGGACAACAAAGTGAAGGAACTGAAAGACAAAGTTCAG TTCCTGGATCAGATGCTGAAGAACCTGGAGGACCTGCAGGACGAGTACGACTTCAAGATGAACACGCTGAAGAACC AGAACGAGCTGAACGGCATGTCGGCGAAGGAGCTGGAGAAAGAGAAGTTCAACACGGCCAGGATGTGCATCGAGCTGAAGCAGAAACGCCAT GACGTGGTGTCCTTCCTGAGCGAGCTGCTGAACCTCACCCAGAGTTTGATCCAAGACCTGATCGACGAGGAGCTGCCGGAGTGGAAGCAGCGGCAGCAGATCGCCTGCATCGGCGGTCCGCCCAACGCCTGCGTGGACCAGCTGCAGAACTG GTTCACCGCCGTCGCCGAGTCGCTGCAGCAGGTCCGGCAGCACCTGAACAAGATGCTGGAGCTGGAGCAGAAGTTCACCTACGAAAACGACCCCATTTCCCAGAAGAAGAGCCACCTGGAGAACCGCGCTCTGGACCTGCTGAAGAACCTGCTGTCCAG CTCTCTGGTGGTAGAGCGGCAGCCCTGCATGCCCACACACCCACAGAGACCGCTGGTGCTGAAAACAGGCGTCCAGTTCACCGTCAAGCTCCG GTTCCTGGTGAAGCTTCATGAGTTCAACTACCAGCTCAAAGTCAAAGCCGTGTTTGATAA GGACGTCACAGAGAAGAAAGG GTTCCGTAAGTTCAACATCCTGGGAACGAACACCAAGGTGATGAACATGGAGGAGTCCAACGGCAGCCTGGCGGCCGAGTTCAGGCATCTG CAACTGAAGGAGCAGAAACTGGCCGGAAACAGAACCAACGAG GGTCCGCTGATCGTCACCGAGGAGCTTCACTCGCTCAGCTTCGAGTCGGAGCTGCACCTGAACCAGTCCGGTTCTCCAGGACTCCACATCAAGGTGGAG gccATGGCTATGCCCCTCGTCGTCATCTCCAACGTCTGCCAGCTGCCCAGCGGCTGGGCCTCCATCCTCTGGTACAACATGCTGACCACAGAACCCAAA AACCTCAAGTTCTTCCTGTCGCCGCCGTCCGCCAAGTGGTCCCAGCTGTCCGAGGTTCTGAGCTGGCAGTTCTCCTCCGTCACCAAGAGAGGCCTGAACCAGGAGCAGCTCAACATGCTGGCCGACAAGCtgctgg GAGCAAAAGCTCAGAGGAATCCAGACGGTACGATCCCCTGGACCAAGTTCTGCAAG CAGAGCGCCAATGAGAAATCGTTCCCCTTCTGGCTGTGGATCGAAGGGATCCTGGACCTGATCAAGAGACACTTGCTGTCGCTGTGGAACGACGG CTGCATCATGGGCTTCATCAGCAAGGAGAGGGAGAAGGCGCTGCTGAGCGACAAATGTCCCGGGACGTTCCTGCTGAGGTTCAGCGAGAGCAGCAAGGAGGGCGCCATCACCTTCACCTGGATCGAGCACGACGTCCACG atAAACCCGTCTATCACTCGGTGGAGCCGTACACCAAGAAGGAGCTGTCGGCCGTGTCGCTGCCCGACATCATCCGCACCTACAAGGTGATGGCCGTGGAGAACATCCCGGAGAACCCGCTGCGCTTCCTCTACCCCGACATCCACAAGGACAAGGCCTTCGGGAAATATTACCCCAAACCCTCAGAGA CTCCAGAGCCGATGGACACGGACGTCCCGGACATCCGCGGCTACATGAAGACGGAGCTCATCTCCGTCTCTGAAGT ACACCCGTCCAGACTGCAGGACAACATGATGCCCATGTCGCCTGACGACTTCAAGGCGCTGAAGCAATACGTCAGTCCCAGAGACATCGACGCCGTG ATGGACCTGCAGGACTTTGTCCCTCAG ATGAGTTCAGAGTTTCCGGATGAGAACTGA
- the stat1a gene encoding signal transducer and activator of transcription 1a isoform X3 has product MAQWCQLQMLDSKYLEQVDQLYDDSFPMDIRQYLSRWIESIDWDTVAVQDSLATIRFHDLLAQLDDQHSRFALESNFLQQHNFRKIKRNLQDRFQEDPVTMAMIISRNLKEEQKILACAKEAEEGEGTVSAMVVEKQKLDNKVKELKDKVQFLDQMLKNLEDLQDEYDFKMNTLKNQNELNGMSAKELEKEKFNTARMCIELKQKRHDVVSFLSELLNLTQSLIQDLIDEELPEWKQRQQIACIGGPPNACVDQLQNWFTAVAESLQQVRQHLNKMLELEQKFTYENDPISQKKSHLENRALDLLKNLLSSSLVVERQPCMPTHPQRPLVLKTGVQFTVKLRFLVKLHEFNYQLKVKAVFDKDVTEKKGFRKFNILGTNTKVMNMEESNGSLAAEFRHLQLKEQKLAGNRTNEGPLIVTEELHSLSFESELHLNQSGSPGLHIKVEAMAMPLVVISNVCQLPSGWASILWYNMLTTEPKNLKFFLSPPSAKWSQLSEVLSWQFSSVTKRGLNQEQLNMLADKLLGAKAQRNPDGTIPWTKFCKQSANEKSFPFWLWIEGILDLIKRHLLSLWNDGCIMGFISKEREKALLSDKCPGTFLLRFSESSKEGAITFTWIEHDVHDKPVYHSVEPYTKKELSAVSLPDIIRTYKVMAVENIPENPLRFLYPDIHKDKAFGKYYPKPSETPEPMDTDVPDIRGYMKTELISVSEVHPSRLQDNMMPMSPDDFKALKQYVSPRDIDAVMDLQDFVPQMSSEFPDEN; this is encoded by the exons ATGGCGCAGTGGTGTCAGCTGCAGATGCTGGACAGTAAGTACCTGGAGCAAGTGGACCAGCTGTACGATGACTCCTTCCCCATGGACATCCGGCAGTACCTGAGCAGGTGGATCGAGAGCATCGACTG GGATACGGTGGCGGTGCAGGACTCGCTGGCCACCATCCGCTTCCACGACCTGCTGGCGCAGCTGGACGACCAGCACAGCCGCTTCGCTCTGGAGAGCAACTTCCTGCAGCAGCACAACTTCCGCAAGATCAAGAGGAACCTGCAG gatCGCTTCCAGGAGGACCCCGTTACCATGGCGATGATCATCTCCAGGAACCTGAAGGAGGAGCAGAAGATCTTGGCCTGTGCAAAGGAAGCCGAA gaaggagaaGGAACCGTGTCGGCCATGGTGGTGGAGAAGCAGAAGCTGGACAACAAAGTGAAGGAACTGAAAGACAAAGTTCAG TTCCTGGATCAGATGCTGAAGAACCTGGAGGACCTGCAGGACGAGTACGACTTCAAGATGAACACGCTGAAGAACC AGAACGAGCTGAACGGCATGTCGGCGAAGGAGCTGGAGAAAGAGAAGTTCAACACGGCCAGGATGTGCATCGAGCTGAAGCAGAAACGCCAT GACGTGGTGTCCTTCCTGAGCGAGCTGCTGAACCTCACCCAGAGTTTGATCCAAGACCTGATCGACGAGGAGCTGCCGGAGTGGAAGCAGCGGCAGCAGATCGCCTGCATCGGCGGTCCGCCCAACGCCTGCGTGGACCAGCTGCAGAACTG GTTCACCGCCGTCGCCGAGTCGCTGCAGCAGGTCCGGCAGCACCTGAACAAGATGCTGGAGCTGGAGCAGAAGTTCACCTACGAAAACGACCCCATTTCCCAGAAGAAGAGCCACCTGGAGAACCGCGCTCTGGACCTGCTGAAGAACCTGCTGTCCAG CTCTCTGGTGGTAGAGCGGCAGCCCTGCATGCCCACACACCCACAGAGACCGCTGGTGCTGAAAACAGGCGTCCAGTTCACCGTCAAGCTCCG GTTCCTGGTGAAGCTTCATGAGTTCAACTACCAGCTCAAAGTCAAAGCCGTGTTTGATAA GGACGTCACAGAGAAGAAAGG GTTCCGTAAGTTCAACATCCTGGGAACGAACACCAAGGTGATGAACATGGAGGAGTCCAACGGCAGCCTGGCGGCCGAGTTCAGGCATCTG CAACTGAAGGAGCAGAAACTGGCCGGAAACAGAACCAACGAG GGTCCGCTGATCGTCACCGAGGAGCTTCACTCGCTCAGCTTCGAGTCGGAGCTGCACCTGAACCAGTCCGGTTCTCCAGGACTCCACATCAAGGTGGAG gccATGGCTATGCCCCTCGTCGTCATCTCCAACGTCTGCCAGCTGCCCAGCGGCTGGGCCTCCATCCTCTGGTACAACATGCTGACCACAGAACCCAAA AACCTCAAGTTCTTCCTGTCGCCGCCGTCCGCCAAGTGGTCCCAGCTGTCCGAGGTTCTGAGCTGGCAGTTCTCCTCCGTCACCAAGAGAGGCCTGAACCAGGAGCAGCTCAACATGCTGGCCGACAAGCtgctgg GAGCAAAAGCTCAGAGGAATCCAGACGGTACGATCCCCTGGACCAAGTTCTGCAAG CAGAGCGCCAATGAGAAATCGTTCCCCTTCTGGCTGTGGATCGAAGGGATCCTGGACCTGATCAAGAGACACTTGCTGTCGCTGTGGAACGACGG CTGCATCATGGGCTTCATCAGCAAGGAGAGGGAGAAGGCGCTGCTGAGCGACAAATGTCCCGGGACGTTCCTGCTGAGGTTCAGCGAGAGCAGCAAGGAGGGCGCCATCACCTTCACCTGGATCGAGCACGACGTCCACG atAAACCCGTCTATCACTCGGTGGAGCCGTACACCAAGAAGGAGCTGTCGGCCGTGTCGCTGCCCGACATCATCCGCACCTACAAGGTGATGGCCGTGGAGAACATCCCGGAGAACCCGCTGCGCTTCCTCTACCCCGACATCCACAAGGACAAGGCCTTCGGGAAATATTACCCCAAACCCTCAGAGA CTCCAGAGCCGATGGACACGGACGTCCCGGACATCCGCGGCTACATGAAGACGGAGCTCATCTCCGTCTCTGAAGT ACACCCGTCCAGACTGCAGGACAACATGATGCCCATGTCGCCTGACGACTTCAAGGCGCTGAAGCAATACGTCAGTCCCAGAGACATCGACGCCGTG ATGGACCTGCAGGACTTTGTCCCTCAG ATGAGTTCAGAGTTTCCGGATGAGAACTGA